From a region of the Oryzias melastigma strain HK-1 linkage group LG4, ASM292280v2, whole genome shotgun sequence genome:
- the sgta gene encoding small glutamine-rich tetratricopeptide repeat-containing protein alpha yields MTDNKRLAYSIIQFLHDQLQSGGLSSDAQESLEVAVQCLETAFDVSTDDQSLAVPVTLPEIFASATAQFPAQSQVNNNSSTNSPTEEQRAEAERLKSDGNDQMKVENFAAAVEFYSKAIALNPQNAVYYCNRAAAFSKLGNYAGAVQDCEQAIGIDPNYSKAYGRMGLALASLNKHTEAVGYYKKALELDPDNDTYKTNLKIAEEKMETSSPTAGMGGVDLAGLLSNPGFMNMASSLMSNPQVQQLMSGMMSGAYGGMGGGGGGGSGGGGGGGGGGGVGGGVGGAAPTAPAAGDLSGLIQAGQQFAQQMQQQNPELIEQLRNQIRNRTPSAGNEEQP; encoded by the exons ATGACAGACAACAAACGTCTCGCCTACTCCATCATCCAGTTCCTCCACGATCAGCTGCAGTCCGGCGGTTTATCCTCGGACGCTCAGGAGAGTTTGGAAG TTGCTGTTCAGTGTTTGGAGACGGCGTTTGACGTTTCCACGGATGACCAGAGTCTTGCCGTCCCCGTGACGTTACCAGAGATCTTCGCCAGCGCCACAGCGCAG TTTCCAGCTCAGTCGCAGGTAAACAACAATTCCAGCACCAACTCCCCGACGGAGGAGCAGAGAGCGGAGGCCGAGCGGCTGAAAAGTGATG GAAACGACCAAATGAAGGTGGAGAACTTCGCCGCCGCCGTGGAGTTTTACTCAAAGGCCATCGCCCTGAACCCCCAGAACGCCGTCTACTACTGCAACAG GGCGGCAGCGTTCAGCAAACTAGGGAACTACGCTGGAGCTGTGCAGGACTGTGAGCAGGCCATCGGCATCGACCCCAACTACAGCAAAGCCTATGGACGGATGGG TTTGGCTCTTGCCAGCCTGAACAAACACACTGAAGCTGTCGGTTACTACAAGAAGGCGCTGGAGTTGGACCCAGACAACGACACCTACAAGACCAACCTGAAAATCGCAGAGGAGAAGATGGAGACGTCCAGTCCG ACTGCAGGTATGGGCGGAGTGGACCTGGCCGGTCTTCTCAGTAACCCCGGCTTCATGAACATG gCGTCCTCTCTAATGAGCAACCCTCAGGTCCAGCAGCT GATGTCTGGGATGATGTCTGGAGCATACGGCGGGATGGGAGGCGGCGGCGGTGGTGGTAGtggcggcggcggtggcggtGGCGGAGGAGGTGGAGTAGGGGGAGGAGTTGGCGGCGCAGCCCCCACAGCCCCTGCAGCAGGAGATCTGTCGGGACTAATCCAGGC AGGGCAGCAGTTCGCTCAGcagatgcagcagcagaaccCTGAACTCATCGAACAGCTGAGGAATCAAATCCGCAACCGAACGCCCAGCGCCGGGAATGAGGAGCAGCCATGA
- the LOC112136814 gene encoding zinc transporter ZIP3 has product MQILVAKLLGLLGLFGLMLAGVLIPVRLLLVDHEKANRYRRALSLCNSFGGGVFLATCFNALLPAVRDKVAVLFEQLKISSDYPLAETMMMVGFFLTVFVEQAVLTFKREKPSFIDLETFNAGGSEAGSDSEYDTPFISSARGSVGGARRHGHHHGHFSPPELAGAGPLRLAGLVLALSAHSVFEGLALGLQEEGAKLGGLFLGVAVHETLAAVALGVSMAKSSLGMKDAIKLGVTVSLMIPLGMVVGMGIQSAQTLGGDVASVLLQGLAAGTFLFVTFFEILSRELEDNRDRLLKVLFLILGYTALAVLVFIKW; this is encoded by the exons ATGCAGATCCTGGTGGCAAAGCTGCTCGGCCTGCTAGGGCTGTTCGGCCTCATGCTGGCTGGTGTGCTGATCCCGGTGCGCCTCCTGCTGGTCGACCATGAGAAAGCAAACAGGTACAGAAGAGCGCTGTCGCTCTGCAACTCGTTTGGAGGAGGCGTGTTCCTCGCCACCTGCTTCAACGCCCTGCTGCCCGCCGTCAGAGACAAG GTGGCAGTGTTGTTTGAGCAGCTGAAGATCAGCAGTGATTATCCTCTGGCAGAGACGATGATGATGGTGGGCTTCTTCCTCACCGTGTTTGTGGAGCAGGCGGTCCTGACCTTCAAGAGGGAGAAACCATCCTTCATCGACCTGGAGACCTTCAACGCCGGCGGCTCAGAGGCTGGCAGCGACTCTGAATACGACACGCCCTTCATCTCCTCTGCTCGGGGCTCAGTGGGTGGAGCCAGACGGCATGGACACCATCATGGACATTTCAGCCCCCCCGAGTTGGCAGGAGCGGGCCCTCTGCGGCTGGCTGGGCTGGTCCTGGCTCTGTCGGCGCACTCTGTGTTCGAGGGCTTGGCGCTCGGCCTGCAGGAGGAGGGAGCGAAACTGGGGGGCCTCTTTCTGGGCGTGGCCGTCCACGAGACGCTGGCCGCTGTCGCCCTCGGGGTGAGTATGGCCAAATCATCGCTAGGCATGAAGGATGCCATCAAGCTGGGCGTCACCGTCAGCTTGATGATCCCTCTGGGCATGGTGGTGGGGATGGGCATCCAGTCGGCGCAGACGCTGGGGGGCGACGTGGCGTCCGTGCTGCTGCAGGGACTCGCTGCAGGAACCTTCCTGTTCGTCACCTTCTTTGAGATCTTGTCCAGAGAGCTGGAGGACAACCGAGATCGACTGCTCAAAGTGCTCTTCCTCATTCTTGGCTACACCGCGCTCGCCGTGCTCGTCTTTATCAAGTGGTGA